In Oncorhynchus clarkii lewisi isolate Uvic-CL-2024 unplaced genomic scaffold, UVic_Ocla_1.0 unplaced_contig_12719_pilon_pilon, whole genome shotgun sequence, one DNA window encodes the following:
- the LOC139403883 gene encoding leucine-rich repeat-containing protein 4C-like, with the protein MLITMISSLQRQTMRDPRLRGARSYPLFVLLLALQILAVAGLVRAQTCPSVCSCSNQFSKVICTRRSLRDVPDGISTNTRYLNLQDNLIQVIKVDSFKHLRHLEILQLSKNHIRNIEIGAFNGLASLNTLELFDNRLTTIPNGAFEYLSKLKELWLRNNPIESIPSYAFNRVPSLRRLDLGELKRLSYISDGAFQDLSNLRYLNLGMCNLKEIPNILPLVRLEELEMSGNQISVIGPGSFAGLANLQKLWMMHAQIQTIERNSFDDLQSLVELNLAHNNLTLLPHDLFTPLHRLERVHLHHNPWNCNCDILWLSWWLKETVPANTSCCARCHTPANYRGRYIGELEHSYFQCDVPVIVEPPADRNVTEGMAAELKCRTSSLTSVSWLTPNGSLVTHGAYKVRLAVLNDGTLNFTTVTMQDTGTYTCMVSNTAGNISASAVLNVTSVENSGVTYFTTVTVETTETVDDSQTPALPPIGWVSSSTTRGPPVQTRTTERTYTVSVLDLDGEGDRGLEEVMKTTKIIIGCFVAITLMAAVLLVIFYKMRKQNHQQDPDGPASSMEVITVEEELAGVAAMETHLHLPPLEHYNHYNTYRSTYHHSHTQEPLLIQASSKDNVQETQI; encoded by the coding sequence ATGCTGATCACAATGATCTCCTCCCTCCAGCGCCAGACAATGAGAGATCCTAGGCTGAGGGGGGCTCGGTCCTATCCCCTCTTCGTGCTACTGTTGGCCCTCCAGATCCTGGCGGTGGCCGGCCTGGTGCGTGCCCAGACCTGCCCCTCTGTCTGCTCCTGCAGCAACCAGTTCAGCAAGGTGATCTGCACCCGCCGGAGCCTGCGCGATGTCCCCGACGGCATCTCAACCAACACACGTTACCTGAACCTGCAGGACAACCTCATCCAGGTGATCAAGGTGGACAGCTTCAAGCATCTACGGCACCTGGAAATCCTGCAGCTGAGCAAGAACCACATCCGCAACATCGAGATCGGCGCCTTCAACGGCCTGGCCAGTCTCAACACCCTGGAGCTGTTCGACAACCGTCTCACCACCATCCCCAATGGGGCCTTCGAGTACCTCTCCAAGCTCAAGGAGCTGTGGCTGAGGAACAACCCCATTGAGAGCATCCCGTCGTACGCCTTCAACCGGGTCCCCTCGCTGCGAAGACTGGACCTTGGAGAGCTCAAGCGGCTCTCCTACATCTCAGATGGAGCCTTCCAAGACCTCAGCAACCTGCGCTACCTGAACCTGGGCATGTGCAACCTCAAGGAGATCCCCAACATCCTACCCTTGGTCAGGCTGGAGGAGCTAGAGATGTCAGGGAACCAGATCTCTGTCATAGGGCCTGGCTCTTTCGCAGGGCTGGCGAACTTGCAGAAGTTGTGGATGATGCATGCTCAGATCCAGACCATCGAGAGGAACTCCTTTGACGACCTCCAGTCCCTGGTGGAGCTCAACCTGGCCCACAACAACCTCACCCTGCTGCCCCATGACCTCTTCACCCCCCTGCACCGCCTGGAGAGAGTCCATCTGCACCATAACCCCTGGAACTGTAACTGTGACATCCTGTGGCTTAGCTGGTGGCTGAAGGAGACAGTGCCTGCCAACACCAGCTGCTGTGCCCGCTGCCACACCCCAGCAAACTACAGGGGTCGCTACATCGGCGAGCTAGAGCACAGCTACTTCCAGTGCGATGTGCCTGTCATCGTGGAGCCGCCGGCGGACCGCAACGTCACAGAGGGCATGGCGGCTGAGCTCAAGTGCAGAACGAGCTCGTTGACCTCGGTCAGCTGGCTCACCCCCAACGGGTCTCTGGTGACCCACGGGGCGTACAAGGTGCGCCTGGCCGTCCTCAACGACGGGACGTTGAACTTCACCACCGTCACCATGCAGGACACGGGGACTTACACCTGCATGGTGAGCAACACGGCGGGCAACATCTCTGCCTCTGCCGTGCTCAACGTCACCTCGGTGGAGAACAGCGGCGTCACCTACTTCACCACAGTCACCGTGGAGACCACAGAGACAGTCGACGACAGCCAGACTCCTGCTCTTCCACCGATTGGCTGGGTATCATCTTCGACCACCAGGGGGCCTCCAGTCCAGACCAGGACCACAGAGCGGACCTACACCgtctctgttctggacctggacGGGGAGGGGGACCGCGGCTTGGAGGAGGTGATGAAGACCACCAAGATCATCATCGGCTGCTTTGTGGCCATCACGCTCATGGCCGCCGTCTTGCTGGTCATTTTCTACAAGATGAGGAAGCAGAACCACCAGCAGGACCCCGATGGCCCCGCCTCCTCCATGGAGGTCATCACAGTGGAGGAGGAGCTCGCCGGTGTCGCTGCCATGGAGACCCACTTACACCTGCCCCCATTGGAGCATTACAACCATTACAACACTTACAGGAGCACCTACCACCACTCCCACACACAGGAACCTTTACTGATTCAAGCCAGCTCAAAAGACAATGTGCAAGAGACCCAAATTTGA